The DNA window GCATTGAGCTTTTCAGTACCTTCCTTTCGGTGAATGTCACCGCCAGCCGGTTGGTAAGGGATGTGGCTGGGGCTGAAAGGATACTTTTTGTCTTTCGTATTTCCTTGATTTTGTCGATGGGATAGGCTGTAGGGATAAAAAATTGATAAACCACCAGTCTGTCGCCATCGATTTTGTAGTAGACGCTGCGAAACGTTACTATTATAAATACCAACATCATCGGGCAGATGATTATCGGGCCGATTCCGTCATCAAGAAAGCACGGAATAACACAGCAGACCATTGTTATGGCTATGATAAGCCACGTTGAGCTGTCCCAGCGGGAGTTGTATCTGATACCGTTGAATTTTTCCATATGTAATTTTGGCTATGACTGCATCTGTGTGTATGCTGTCGGGAAGTGGGCGAATGGATTTGTTTTCTGTATGGAGGAGGGTGGCTTTTCCGTAAACTATATCACTCCATTGTCATGCTTAAATGCGGGATTCCGTCAAGCATGAACTCGCCCGATGCTTCGACAAAGCCCAAAGACTTATAGAAATCGCATAAATAGCTTTGAGCTTCGATTTCTATCCTTGGCGACATGCTTCGGGCTATTTTTATGGCCTCGTCCATGAGCAGGTGTGTCAGTCCCGCGCCTCTGTATTCTCTCATGGTCAGTACGCGGCCAATGGATGCCGCCGACGGATATTTTATGCCCGGATCAATGACTCTCAGATATGATTTTATCCTGCCGTTGTCTTCGATATAGACATGAGTGGAGTGCATGTCGGCCATGTCGAGATCCTGATACGGACAGTTTTGCTCTACGACAAAAACCTCCGCACGACAGCGTAGAATCTCATATAGCTCTGTGGTTGACAGTTCATCAAATCGTTTGATATTGATTTCCATGACGTAAAATTAGTCAATTATCTGGGAATTTCAAATTCGGTTTTTTCGATTTTTTCTAAAGATTTTAATGTTTAATCAGATATGGCGAAGCTCCTATGAGATATATTCAATTTTTTACTCCCTGAAAATTGCAATATAGACAGTGATTGAGTAAATTTGCACCTATGAATACGTCAAAAGATAAGGTGTCTAAGACAAATGCCGCGCGCCTGCTCGACAGGGCGAAAATCAGTTACGAACTGATTCCATACGAGGTTGACCCTGACAATCTTGCGGCTGAACATGTGGCCGAGGAACTTGGAGAGGATATCAACAGTGTGTTCAAGACCCTTGTGCTTAACGGTGAGCGATGCGGACACTTTGTATGCGTCCTTCCGGGTAACATGGAGGTCGATCTCAAGAAAGCCGCCAAGGCTGCAGGTGCTAAAAAAGCGGAGATGATTCCGATGAAGGAACTTTTGCCGCTGACTGGCTATATTCGTGGCGGATGTTCACCGGTCGGAATGAAAAAGCCGTTTCCGACTTATTTCCATTCGACAGTGCTTGACCATCCGTTCATCTATGTTTCGGCAGGGGTGCGCGGTCTTCAGTTCAAGATTGCTCCGGCCGATCTCATAGCCTATTGTTCGGCACAGGTGGCCGACATCGCAGTCCCAAAGGACTGAGCTGCCGGTGGTGGCATGACATTATGACCCGGCTTTACCGAAAAAACCTACCATAGTATTAAAAGTCAATAGTATCAGTATAAAAGTCAATGCCTGACG is part of the Duncaniella dubosii genome and encodes:
- a CDS encoding PH domain-containing protein, whose amino-acid sequence is MEKFNGIRYNSRWDSSTWLIIAITMVCCVIPCFLDDGIGPIIICPMMLVFIIVTFRSVYYKIDGDRLVVYQFFIPTAYPIDKIKEIRKTKSILSAPATSLTNRLAVTFTERKVLKSSMPLIISPVRREEFISHILSINPDIMVNLDNRTSSD
- a CDS encoding GNAT family N-acetyltransferase → MEINIKRFDELSTTELYEILRCRAEVFVVEQNCPYQDLDMADMHSTHVYIEDNGRIKSYLRVIDPGIKYPSAASIGRVLTMREYRGAGLTHLLMDEAIKIARSMSPRIEIEAQSYLCDFYKSLGFVEASGEFMLDGIPHLSMTME
- the ybaK gene encoding Cys-tRNA(Pro) deacylase, translated to MNTSKDKVSKTNAARLLDRAKISYELIPYEVDPDNLAAEHVAEELGEDINSVFKTLVLNGERCGHFVCVLPGNMEVDLKKAAKAAGAKKAEMIPMKELLPLTGYIRGGCSPVGMKKPFPTYFHSTVLDHPFIYVSAGVRGLQFKIAPADLIAYCSAQVADIAVPKD